One region of Deinococcus yavapaiensis KR-236 genomic DNA includes:
- a CDS encoding YczE/YyaS/YitT family protein: MLFRRLLQLYLGLALYGTSMALMVHANLGLDPWDVFHQGVAAQLGWSFGTVVIVTGALVLLAWIPFKQRPGLGTLSNVVVLGVVADAMLALLPPVPSIFARALLFTAGLLLNAVATAAYIGARFGPGPRDGLMTALVKRTGGSVRLVRTCIEVSVLLLGWVLGGGVGVGTVAYALLIGPLVQPLLPILDATRASTALPDAPVATSRSA, encoded by the coding sequence ATGCTCTTTCGCCGCTTGCTGCAACTGTACCTTGGCCTCGCGTTGTACGGAACGTCCATGGCGCTCATGGTTCACGCGAACCTCGGCCTCGACCCTTGGGACGTCTTCCATCAAGGTGTCGCCGCTCAGCTCGGCTGGTCGTTCGGCACGGTCGTCATCGTCACGGGCGCGCTCGTTTTGCTCGCCTGGATTCCGTTCAAGCAACGTCCCGGGCTCGGCACCCTCAGCAACGTCGTGGTGCTGGGCGTCGTCGCGGACGCCATGCTCGCGCTGCTACCGCCCGTTCCTTCGATCTTCGCGCGCGCCCTGCTGTTCACCGCCGGCCTCCTTCTCAACGCCGTCGCGACGGCCGCGTACATCGGCGCGCGCTTCGGCCCCGGCCCACGAGACGGCCTCATGACGGCCCTGGTGAAGCGCACGGGCGGGTCCGTACGATTGGTACGCACCTGCATAGAAGTGAGCGTGCTGCTGCTGGGGTGGGTTCTGGGTGGCGGCGTCGGCGTCGGCACGGTCGCGTACGCCTTATTGATCGGGCCGCTCGTCCAGCCCCTGCTGCCAATCCTGGACGCCACGCGGGCGAGCACGGCGCTTCCCGACGCTCCGGTCGCCACGTCGAGAAGCGCCTGA
- a CDS encoding alpha/beta fold hydrolase has translation MIQPLYNVDYDPEEGAKRLARIPFRYETHNWAFSRNQRRYDLAERLHEIQVPMLVTVGRHDWITPLKTSEEIAANLPNSELVIFENSGHSPQLEEKEHFLDVVRSFLARHVPVPTRG, from the coding sequence ATGATTCAGCCGCTTTACAACGTCGACTACGACCCCGAGGAAGGCGCGAAGCGGCTTGCGCGCATTCCCTTCCGGTACGAAACGCACAACTGGGCGTTCAGCCGCAACCAACGTCGGTACGATCTCGCCGAACGGCTACATGAAATCCAAGTGCCGATGCTCGTCACGGTGGGCCGTCATGACTGGATCACGCCACTCAAAACGTCCGAGGAAATCGCCGCGAACCTTCCGAACAGCGAACTCGTCATCTTCGAGAACAGTGGGCACTCTCCGCAACTCGAAGAGAAAGAACACTTCCTCGACGTCGTGAGGTCCTTCCTGGCTCGGCACGTTCCCGTGCCCACCCGAGGCTGA
- a CDS encoding M24 family metallopeptidase, which produces MNINATFQLGDTLVTGAGAAVWGYLSELERTMFLGEPAPQPRQYFDLMVGAQDTAFARLHPGATRTQVDRAVRDYFDHHGITNLWRHHTGHGLGQRIHESPFLDLGDDTPLELGMVLSVQPGSYDPAWGGFRHSDAVLITPTGMELLTIYPRDLQSLILA; this is translated from the coding sequence ATGAACATCAACGCGACCTTTCAACTGGGAGACACCTTGGTGACCGGGGCTGGCGCGGCCGTTTGGGGTTACCTTAGTGAACTCGAACGCACGATGTTCCTAGGCGAACCCGCACCTCAGCCACGTCAATACTTCGATCTGATGGTGGGTGCCCAAGACACCGCGTTCGCACGACTTCATCCCGGTGCCACCCGCACTCAAGTCGACCGCGCCGTGCGTGACTACTTCGATCATCACGGCATTACCAATTTGTGGCGTCACCACACGGGACACGGTCTCGGTCAACGGATTCACGAAAGCCCCTTTCTGGACCTCGGGGACGACACACCTCTCGAGCTGGGTATGGTGCTGAGTGTCCAGCCCGGCTCGTACGACCCCGCGTGGGGCGGCTTCCGACACTCCGACGCGGTGCTCATCACACCCACGGGCATGGAGCTCCTCACCATCTACCCGCGCGATTTGCAGAGCCTCATCCTCGCCTGA
- a CDS encoding ParB/RepB/Spo0J family partition protein, whose product MSTKSKRTLDRKGVFASIIGDVGREAPSEVVNVLVDDLKPMPNQPRRHFDEAALEELAASLKARGVLQPLLARKTSGGYEIVAGERRWRAARRAGLTEVPVLVRELDDRAALEVAIVENLQRADLDPVDRTDATARLIATRLDVPTEQVPARLSALRASLRKGETATDDAARDLATLERLFEVIGGTWQTYLVHHLPILKFPEDVLAAMRGGLDYTKGRLIASTPDEARRAELLALAASGASLEDIKRAAAREAPPSDVPEQVRRVQSALRRWDRVAALPPKKRQAVESLLAKLDALLVDS is encoded by the coding sequence GTGTCCACTAAATCGAAGCGTACCCTCGACCGCAAAGGTGTCTTCGCCTCCATCATCGGCGATGTGGGCAGGGAAGCTCCTTCCGAAGTCGTCAACGTCCTCGTCGACGACCTCAAGCCGATGCCCAACCAACCGCGCAGACACTTCGACGAGGCGGCCCTTGAGGAGCTCGCCGCGTCTCTGAAGGCACGTGGCGTGCTGCAACCGCTGCTCGCGCGCAAAACATCTGGCGGGTACGAGATCGTAGCAGGGGAGAGGCGCTGGCGCGCCGCGCGCCGCGCCGGCCTCACGGAAGTCCCGGTCCTCGTGCGTGAACTCGACGATCGCGCCGCCCTCGAAGTCGCCATCGTCGAGAACTTGCAACGCGCGGATCTCGATCCGGTCGACCGAACGGACGCGACCGCGCGCCTCATCGCCACGCGACTCGACGTGCCAACCGAACAAGTGCCGGCGCGACTCAGCGCGCTCCGGGCGTCGCTTCGAAAAGGGGAGACTGCCACCGACGACGCTGCCCGCGACCTCGCCACGCTCGAGCGCCTCTTCGAGGTCATCGGAGGGACTTGGCAAACATACCTCGTGCACCACCTTCCCATCCTCAAGTTCCCCGAGGACGTCCTGGCTGCGATGCGCGGCGGGCTCGACTACACCAAAGGGCGCCTCATCGCTTCCACCCCCGACGAAGCGCGCCGCGCCGAGTTGCTCGCCCTCGCCGCGAGCGGCGCCAGCCTCGAAGACATCAAGCGTGCCGCCGCTCGCGAGGCGCCGCCAAGCGACGTGCCCGAGCAGGTACGGCGAGTGCAAAGCGCATTGCGGCGATGGGACCGCGTCGCCGCGCTTCCCCCGAAAAAGCGTCAAGCCGTCGAATCCCTGCTCGCCAAACTCGACGCTTTACTCGTCGACAGCTAG
- a CDS encoding PLP-dependent aminotransferase family protein → MRDHHLNATLLAEALVLSPGREATHRKLAQALRQAVLDGRLPLGARLPSERDLAAALRLSRTTVTAAYTTLRDEGFVVTRHGTRGTITLPRHATPVNTPLVAADRGGEMFDLAYAALSAPPVALRGAYEVALQVLPAHLSSHGYAPTGLPELRARIAARFAARGLPTTPEQIVVTFGAQHALHLLLRALVAPGDRVLVDQPTYPHALDALRGAGCRVVPVALTDEGWDAEGVALAMRQIAPRLAYLIPDYHNPTGHLMPYTQRALVALAAARTRTTLIVDETLVELTLDGDKPPPLASVDDRANVVTIGSASKVFWGGLRVGWIRASREVVDRVMTARAAVDLGVPLVEQLATSILLENAEDVLTARRTVLRTQRDVVAAFLREQLPEWSFSLPRGGLSVWASLPAPVGSALCARAEGYGVRLTSGARFGADGLFERQLRLPFTLPEAELREALKRLSLAYRTLPVEGRIARNHTEFGIV, encoded by the coding sequence ATGCGCGACCACCATCTGAATGCGACGTTGCTCGCGGAAGCCTTGGTCCTGTCGCCCGGTCGCGAGGCCACGCACCGCAAGCTCGCCCAAGCTTTGCGGCAAGCCGTGCTCGACGGGCGTTTGCCGCTCGGCGCGCGCTTGCCGAGCGAGCGTGATCTCGCCGCCGCTCTGCGTCTGAGCCGCACCACCGTCACGGCGGCGTACACCACCTTGCGTGACGAGGGCTTCGTCGTCACGCGGCACGGCACGCGCGGCACCATCACCTTGCCACGGCACGCGACGCCCGTGAACACACCGTTGGTTGCGGCCGATCGGGGAGGCGAGATGTTCGATTTGGCGTACGCCGCGTTGAGCGCGCCGCCCGTCGCCCTGCGGGGCGCCTACGAAGTTGCCCTGCAGGTCTTGCCCGCGCACCTCTCGTCGCACGGCTACGCCCCGACGGGTCTGCCCGAGCTTCGCGCGCGTATCGCGGCGCGTTTCGCCGCACGGGGTCTGCCGACGACGCCGGAGCAGATTGTCGTGACATTCGGCGCGCAGCACGCGCTGCATCTGTTGCTACGCGCGCTCGTCGCTCCGGGTGATCGTGTCCTCGTGGATCAACCCACGTACCCGCACGCCCTCGACGCGCTTCGTGGTGCCGGGTGCCGCGTCGTTCCCGTCGCGCTCACCGACGAGGGTTGGGATGCGGAGGGCGTGGCGCTCGCCATGCGTCAGATCGCGCCACGCCTCGCGTACCTCATCCCCGACTACCACAACCCCACGGGACACTTAATGCCGTACACGCAGCGTGCGCTCGTCGCGCTCGCCGCCGCACGAACCCGCACAACTCTGATCGTCGACGAAACGCTCGTGGAGCTGACGTTGGACGGTGACAAGCCGCCGCCGCTGGCGTCCGTCGACGACCGTGCGAACGTCGTCACGATCGGTTCGGCCAGCAAGGTCTTTTGGGGCGGGCTGCGCGTCGGGTGGATTCGGGCGTCGCGCGAGGTCGTCGACCGCGTGATGACCGCGCGGGCGGCGGTCGATCTCGGCGTGCCCCTCGTGGAGCAACTCGCGACCAGTATCCTGCTGGAGAACGCCGAGGACGTCCTGACGGCCCGGCGGACGGTGCTGCGAACGCAGCGGGACGTCGTCGCGGCGTTCCTGCGCGAGCAGCTGCCCGAGTGGTCGTTCTCGTTGCCGCGGGGAGGATTGTCCGTGTGGGCTTCGCTGCCCGCGCCCGTGGGATCTGCCCTTTGCGCGCGCGCCGAAGGATACGGCGTGCGCCTCACGTCCGGCGCGCGTTTCGGCGCGGACGGACTCTTCGAACGACAGTTGCGCTTGCCGTTCACTCTTCCGGAAGCGGAACTTCGAGAAGCGCTGAAGCGCCTTTCGCTCGCCTACCGAACGCTGCCCGTCGAGGGTCGCATTGCGAGGAACCACACCGAGTTCGGAATCGTCTGA
- the pstS gene encoding phosphate ABC transporter substrate-binding protein PstS yields MLKYLSVTVLLTLATTSVSALTIKASTTTAATTLFTKMFNEYQKRSNATVDFEPGTSPAAQKAILARSVDFAAAIIPLDENEEVRDAEDVLHIPVALSAVVMTYNVPGLERPLNFNGRVLSDIYFGRIKTWNDERIARLNPGVTLPNLLVTPVYRSDPSGYSAIFTNYLTKVSREWEARVNDSVIVDWPVGAATDSEDKSAKAVQAIPGAIGYMGLSRALKDRLTFGNVQNAAGTFVRPTESSIEAAGNSKVTADGTANITYAKVARAYPISNYIYVLLRREQRYAGRTEAQAKATRDLVAWMIDDGQQYNASLYYGELSTDAANRAKKLLATLTFDGKPFR; encoded by the coding sequence ATGCTGAAGTACCTGTCCGTCACCGTGCTGTTGACCCTCGCCACCACCAGCGTCAGTGCGCTCACCATCAAGGCGAGCACCACCACGGCGGCCACGACGCTCTTCACGAAGATGTTCAACGAGTACCAAAAACGCTCGAACGCCACGGTCGACTTCGAACCCGGCACCTCGCCCGCCGCGCAGAAAGCGATCTTGGCGCGCAGCGTGGACTTCGCCGCCGCGATCATTCCCCTTGACGAAAACGAGGAAGTCCGGGACGCCGAGGACGTCCTTCACATTCCCGTGGCGCTCAGCGCGGTCGTGATGACGTACAACGTCCCGGGCCTCGAACGCCCCTTGAACTTCAACGGGCGAGTGTTGAGCGACATCTACTTCGGGCGAATCAAAACGTGGAACGACGAGCGCATCGCGCGCCTGAACCCGGGCGTCACCTTGCCGAACCTTCTCGTGACCCCCGTCTACCGCTCGGATCCCTCCGGATACAGCGCCATCTTCACGAACTACCTGACGAAAGTGTCGCGAGAGTGGGAAGCGCGCGTGAACGACAGCGTCATCGTCGACTGGCCCGTTGGCGCCGCCACGGACAGCGAAGACAAGTCCGCCAAGGCCGTGCAAGCCATTCCCGGCGCGATCGGGTATATGGGCTTGTCACGCGCACTCAAGGATCGCCTCACGTTCGGCAACGTGCAAAACGCCGCTGGAACGTTCGTGCGTCCCACCGAAAGCAGCATCGAAGCGGCAGGGAACTCGAAAGTGACGGCGGACGGCACGGCGAACATCACCTACGCGAAGGTCGCGCGCGCCTACCCGATCAGCAACTACATCTACGTCCTGCTGCGCCGCGAGCAACGCTATGCGGGCCGAACGGAAGCGCAAGCCAAGGCGACACGTGACCTCGTCGCGTGGATGATCGACGACGGCCAGCAGTACAACGCCTCGTTGTACTACGGCGAGCTTTCGACGGACGCCGCGAACCGCGCCAAGAAACTTCTCGCAACCCTCACCTTCGACGGCAAGCCTTTCCGCTGA
- a CDS encoding alpha/beta fold hydrolase, with translation MYVASCTRSYHPVRVPDSLRETHPAVTHLHMVDATLANSDDAGIDGLASPDVGVLEAEVSVTDPWLTRGLPDTFDIVPYNGPCFLTTPTITSLPLGEATGVIRVKHPLVSSQRGKPARIARHPGRPAVHRPGSVQRHHRTVQRKACQPFLFAPRVRLRRPATRVGPQRPSARQCPRLPERAAVHPAFSKGAEPYSHAQFVADLEGLRQQLNLGKITILGGSYGGFIVLEYVRTHPENLHAVILRDTAASNRFEGIAKQRAALKTASCPWIRTSCIASSPVKFSATTTSVTASK, from the coding sequence ATGTACGTCGCGTCGTGCACCCGCTCTTACCATCCCGTGCGCGTTCCGGACAGCCTCCGCGAAACGCATCCGGCCGTGACTCACCTGCACATGGTCGACGCGACTCTCGCGAACAGCGACGATGCGGGCATCGACGGACTCGCGTCGCCCGACGTGGGCGTACTCGAAGCTGAAGTGAGCGTCACTGACCCCTGGTTGACGCGCGGCCTGCCCGACACCTTCGATATCGTTCCCTACAACGGCCCGTGCTTCCTGACCACGCCGACCATCACGAGCCTGCCCCTCGGTGAAGCGACTGGCGTGATTCGCGTGAAGCACCCCCTGGTCTCTTCACAGCGTGGGAAGCCTGCCCGGATCGCACGACACCCCGGGCGTCCAGCAGTACATCGCCCAGGGAGCGTACAACGTCATCACCGCACCGTTCAAAGGAAGGCATGTCAACCTTTTCTATTCGCACCCCGAGTTCGGCTTCGACGTCCTGCAACTCGGGTGGGGCCACAGCGTCCGTCTGCTCGCCAATGCCCTCGCCTTCCAGAGCGCGCGGCGGTCCACCCCGCTTTCTCCAAAGGCGCCGAACCGTACTCTCACGCGCAGTTCGTCGCCGACCTCGAGGGTTTGCGCCAGCAATTGAATCTCGGGAAGATCACCATTCTCGGCGGTTCCTACGGCGGCTTCATCGTCTTGGAGTACGTCCGCACCCACCCCGAGAATCTGCATGCCGTGATCTTGCGGGACACGGCCGCCAGCAACCGCTTCGAGGGCATCGCCAAACAGCGCGCCGCGCTCAAGACAGCGTCCTGCCCATGGATCCGGACAAGCTGCATCGCATCTTCACCGGTGAAGTTTTCAGCAACGACGACTTCCGTGACTGCTTCGAAATGA
- a CDS encoding MFS transporter, translated as MLPRTPTSTTSARRPSAPSSIAPLALPGTRAYQRVSVAFFLVGFASFSLIYCAQPLLTQFTVAYHVSPTQSALALSVTTGLLAFAILLMSAVADRFTRRSVLFTSMVGAALLTVAVSLAPTWPLVLLARAAVGLVLGGVPAVAMAALAEVIDSRALGRAMGVYVGGTAFGGMIGRVGVGAMMEVTSWRVALAVLAGTCLLAAVGFRWLLPATPRADRRTETRLGDHVRIWWQHLSFELLQPLFVLGFLNLGVFVAVFNYLGFRLTVTPYHLSHAQMSLLFAAYLFGVVASPLSGAVADRFGRAKVVIFGVLTSLLGLLMTLAAPLTAVVLGVILMTCGFFVTHAVVSGWVGLVAPSHRGHASALYLLAYYLGSSIVGLSGGLFWSAGGWSAVAGYVGVLLLLALRFAVLARRPRSAEPF; from the coding sequence ATGCTGCCGAGGACGCCCACCTCCACGACAAGCGCACGTCGTCCGAGCGCGCCGAGCAGTATCGCTCCTCTCGCCCTTCCGGGAACCCGAGCTTACCAGCGGGTGAGCGTGGCATTCTTTCTCGTCGGATTCGCGTCGTTCTCGCTGATCTATTGTGCGCAACCTCTGCTCACTCAATTCACCGTCGCCTACCACGTCAGTCCCACGCAGAGCGCCTTGGCGCTTTCCGTCACGACTGGTCTGCTCGCCTTCGCGATCCTCCTCATGAGCGCCGTCGCGGACCGCTTCACTCGTCGCTCCGTTCTGTTCACGTCGATGGTCGGCGCCGCCCTGCTTACCGTGGCCGTCAGCCTCGCGCCCACCTGGCCGCTCGTGCTGCTCGCGCGCGCCGCCGTCGGACTGGTGCTGGGCGGTGTCCCGGCCGTCGCGATGGCCGCTTTGGCAGAAGTGATCGACTCACGCGCCTTGGGACGCGCCATGGGCGTCTACGTGGGCGGCACGGCCTTCGGCGGGATGATCGGCCGCGTCGGCGTGGGCGCGATGATGGAAGTGACTTCGTGGCGCGTGGCGCTCGCGGTTCTGGCGGGTACGTGCCTCCTCGCCGCCGTGGGGTTTCGATGGTTGCTGCCCGCCACGCCACGCGCCGACCGTCGCACGGAAACACGTCTCGGCGATCACGTCCGCATCTGGTGGCAACACCTGTCCTTCGAACTCCTTCAACCGTTGTTCGTGCTGGGATTCCTGAACCTCGGAGTCTTCGTCGCCGTCTTCAATTATCTGGGATTTCGCTTGACCGTCACGCCCTACCACCTCAGCCACGCGCAAATGAGCTTGCTGTTCGCGGCGTACCTGTTCGGCGTGGTCGCGTCACCCCTGAGCGGCGCAGTGGCGGACCGATTCGGGCGCGCAAAGGTGGTGATCTTCGGGGTGTTGACGTCGCTGCTCGGCTTGCTCATGACGCTGGCCGCTCCGCTGACAGCCGTCGTGCTGGGCGTCATTCTGATGACTTGCGGCTTCTTCGTCACGCACGCCGTGGTGAGCGGCTGGGTTGGCCTCGTCGCGCCTTCGCATCGTGGCCACGCATCGGCGCTGTACTTGCTGGCGTATTACCTGGGGTCCAGTATCGTCGGGCTGTCCGGAGGGTTGTTCTGGTCGGCCGGAGGGTGGTCGGCGGTGGCGGGGTACGTGGGCGTGCTGTTGCTTCTCGCCCTTCGCTTCGCGGTGCTGGCGCGACGGCCACGCTCAGCCGAGCCGTTCTGA
- a CDS encoding aminopeptidase P family N-terminal domain-containing protein produces the protein MLFDDQYILFYTSFAFFPTERPIALTVTVDGERALFVPRLEGDHARQVSQAEHVESYREFPDERHPLLQLADVLTNLGLRFAPIGLNHDVTRRSWGTWDLCCPRCCPARDVTVRIAR, from the coding sequence GTGCTGTTCGACGATCAGTACATCCTGTTCTACACGAGCTTCGCGTTCTTTCCGACCGAACGGCCCATCGCCCTGACCGTCACCGTCGACGGGGAACGCGCCCTGTTCGTTCCACGCCTCGAAGGCGATCACGCCCGGCAGGTCAGTCAGGCCGAACACGTCGAGAGTTACCGGGAGTTTCCGGACGAACGACACCCTCTGCTGCAACTCGCGGACGTCCTGACGAACTTGGGATTGCGTTTTGCGCCCATCGGCTTGAACCACGACGTGACCCGCCGGTCATGGGGTACTTGGGACCTCTGCTGTCCGAGGTGTTGCCCGGCGCGCGACGTCACCGTGCGCATCGCGAGGTGA
- a CDS encoding ParA family protein codes for MQRLTAFNFVGGAGKSYVVREVGYALARHYDKRVLLIDTDPQSTLSESLGVMDAPLDRTVYHAAAHEAPLPEPIEVHGMHLIPSSIELAELEVILPGNPGGILNLRLALDAIDEYDYVLIDSGPSLGQLSALACIAADRLIVPVPVNWKGIKGLATVDAMAKKYRKLSPALAVGLYVPTVYDSRTQHARAVLEALQAQLTPLASPMSYRPMVNDAQAAGEPVGLFAPNSPADHEIRRTAQELVTAVEGARVH; via the coding sequence ATGCAACGTCTGACGGCATTTAACTTCGTCGGAGGCGCGGGAAAAAGCTACGTCGTGCGCGAGGTAGGGTACGCCCTCGCCCGCCACTACGACAAGCGCGTCCTTCTCATTGACACCGACCCGCAAAGCACCCTGAGCGAGTCGCTCGGAGTTATGGACGCACCGTTGGACCGCACGGTCTACCACGCCGCCGCGCACGAAGCGCCTCTTCCCGAGCCGATCGAAGTGCACGGCATGCACTTGATTCCCTCCAGCATCGAGCTCGCGGAACTCGAAGTCATCTTGCCGGGCAATCCGGGGGGCATCCTCAATCTGCGCCTCGCTCTCGACGCGATCGACGAGTACGACTACGTCCTCATCGACTCGGGCCCGAGTCTCGGTCAACTCTCGGCCCTCGCCTGCATCGCCGCCGACCGCTTGATCGTTCCCGTTCCCGTCAACTGGAAGGGGATCAAAGGTCTCGCCACCGTCGACGCGATGGCAAAAAAGTACCGCAAGCTCTCCCCTGCGCTCGCCGTCGGCCTGTACGTCCCGACGGTCTACGACAGTCGCACGCAGCATGCCCGCGCCGTTCTGGAGGCGCTGCAAGCCCAACTGACGCCCCTCGCGAGTCCGATGTCATACCGCCCAATGGTCAACGACGCGCAAGCCGCCGGAGAGCCCGTCGGACTCTTCGCGCCGAACTCGCCTGCCGACCACGAGATTCGCCGCACCGCCCAAGAACTCGTCACCGCCGTGGAGGGCGCGCGTGTCCACTAA